Proteins encoded within one genomic window of Acinetobacter sp. YWS30-1:
- a CDS encoding OmpP1/FadL family transporter, which produces MKLKPISIVILLSSLPTSLVFAAGLDRSGQSIQAFLQPGNYAEAGISVLDPEVQGKDNAGNKVSDMAEDYYFPTAAIKIQATDKISLGLLYDQPFGADAQYAPESNAFATVNTNTGVLEGTSVEVKTNSITALIGYQPNENWNVYAGPVYQSVKAKVSLRGTAYRGPQVLGGYDIDLKESEAYGWLAGFAYSIPEIALKAAVTYRSEIKHELDTTETFGFGTDGALYIPGLTGTLLGKPVIPTYHKAEITTPQSVNIDLQSGIAKNTLAFANIRWVHWDQFAVKPAYLSQLTGALTGKQQNLVDYSDDQWSANVGLGHKFNVKWSGSAAVGYDSGAGNPVTTLGPTEGYWSVGLGGQYSPAENYFIQAGVKYFWLGDAQAQTGGEVKGSFEDNHAIGYGMKIGYRF; this is translated from the coding sequence ATGAAGCTTAAGCCAATCTCTATCGTTATTCTTCTTTCTAGCCTGCCTACTTCTCTCGTGTTCGCTGCCGGTTTAGACCGTTCAGGCCAGTCTATTCAGGCTTTTTTACAACCTGGTAACTATGCGGAAGCGGGTATTTCTGTTTTAGATCCAGAAGTTCAAGGTAAAGACAATGCCGGCAATAAAGTCAGCGATATGGCTGAAGATTACTACTTCCCTACTGCTGCTATAAAAATTCAGGCAACTGATAAAATATCTCTGGGTTTACTTTATGACCAGCCATTTGGAGCTGACGCTCAATATGCGCCTGAATCTAATGCTTTTGCTACAGTAAATACCAATACTGGTGTATTGGAGGGCACTTCTGTTGAAGTAAAAACCAATAGCATTACAGCACTTATAGGGTATCAGCCAAATGAGAACTGGAATGTTTATGCCGGACCTGTCTATCAAAGCGTAAAGGCGAAAGTCTCCCTACGTGGTACAGCTTATAGAGGCCCGCAAGTTCTTGGCGGTTATGATATTGACCTTAAAGAAAGTGAAGCTTACGGTTGGTTAGCTGGTTTTGCATATTCTATTCCTGAAATTGCCTTAAAAGCTGCTGTGACTTATCGCTCTGAAATTAAACATGAATTAGATACCACAGAAACCTTCGGTTTTGGTACAGATGGGGCTTTATATATTCCTGGATTAACTGGCACATTATTGGGTAAACCAGTAATTCCAACTTACCATAAAGCGGAAATTACTACACCACAATCAGTCAACATTGACTTACAGTCAGGCATTGCAAAAAATACCTTAGCCTTTGCTAATATTCGCTGGGTACATTGGGATCAGTTTGCAGTAAAACCTGCTTATTTATCTCAGCTAACTGGCGCACTCACCGGAAAACAGCAGAATCTTGTCGATTATTCAGATGATCAATGGTCTGCAAATGTGGGTTTAGGTCATAAATTTAACGTTAAATGGTCAGGCTCTGCTGCTGTAGGTTATGACTCTGGTGCAGGAAACCCGGTAACCACCTTGGGTCCAACTGAAGGTTATTGGAGTGTCGGTCTAGGCGGCCAATACAGCCCTGCAGAAAACTATTTTATCCAGGCTGGGGTTAAATACTTCTGGCTAGGAGATGCACAAGCACAAACAGGTGGTGAAGTAAAAGGTAGCTTTGAAGACAACCATGCAATCGGCTATGGTATGAAAATCGGTTACCGTTTCTAA